From a single Alkalihalophilus pseudofirmus genomic region:
- the guaA gene encoding glutamine-hydrolyzing GMP synthase, giving the protein MNELNQEMVVVLDFGGQYNQLITRRIRDLGVYSELHSNKLTAEEIKEMNPKGIIFSGGPNSAYVEGAPQVDPAIFDLGIPIFGICYGMQLMTHHFGGKVEAANHREYGKALINIENQSDIFKGLPIEQSVWMSHGDLIVAPPEGFVVDAFNPSCPVAAMSNAERGFYGVQFHPEVRHSQFGNEMLKNFVFEVCKCHGEWSMENFIEIEMEKIRAQVGNKKVLCALSGGVDSSVVAVLIHKAIGDQLTCMFIDHGLLRKDEAEGVMKTFSEGFNMNVIKVDAQERFLSKLKGVSDPEQKRKIIGNEFIYVFEEETSQLTDMDFLAQGTLYTDIIESGTDTAQTIKSHHNVGGLPEDMKFTLIEPLNTLFKDEVRELGSELGIPDEIVWRQPFPGPGLGIRVLGEITEEKLEIVRESDAILREEIKKAGLDREIWQYFTALPDMRSVGVMGDARTYDYTVGIRAVTSIDGMTSDWARIPWDVLELISTRIVNEVKNVNRVVYDVTSKPPATIEWE; this is encoded by the coding sequence ATCCAAAAGGGATTATTTTCTCTGGCGGACCTAACAGTGCGTATGTAGAAGGTGCTCCGCAAGTGGACCCTGCTATTTTTGATTTAGGCATTCCGATCTTCGGGATTTGCTACGGTATGCAATTAATGACTCATCACTTTGGCGGTAAAGTAGAGGCTGCTAACCACCGTGAGTATGGTAAAGCATTAATTAACATTGAGAACCAATCGGATATTTTTAAAGGTCTTCCTATTGAGCAATCTGTATGGATGAGTCATGGTGATCTAATTGTAGCACCTCCAGAAGGCTTCGTAGTCGATGCATTTAATCCTTCGTGTCCGGTAGCTGCAATGAGTAATGCTGAGCGTGGTTTCTATGGCGTGCAATTCCACCCTGAAGTTCGTCATTCGCAATTCGGTAATGAAATGCTTAAAAACTTTGTATTTGAAGTGTGTAAATGCCACGGCGAATGGTCAATGGAGAATTTCATTGAAATTGAAATGGAGAAAATTAGAGCGCAAGTCGGAAATAAAAAAGTATTATGTGCATTAAGCGGCGGGGTTGATTCTTCAGTTGTTGCGGTACTAATCCACAAAGCAATTGGCGATCAACTAACGTGTATGTTTATTGACCACGGTCTTCTTCGTAAAGATGAAGCGGAAGGTGTTATGAAAACCTTCAGTGAAGGCTTCAATATGAATGTGATTAAAGTTGATGCGCAAGAGCGTTTCCTATCTAAGCTTAAAGGTGTATCTGACCCTGAACAAAAGCGCAAAATTATTGGAAATGAATTTATTTATGTATTTGAAGAAGAAACAAGCCAATTAACGGACATGGACTTCTTAGCGCAAGGGACACTTTACACTGATATTATTGAAAGTGGGACAGATACAGCACAAACGATTAAGTCTCACCATAATGTAGGCGGACTTCCTGAAGATATGAAGTTCACATTAATTGAGCCATTAAATACGTTATTTAAAGATGAAGTACGTGAGCTTGGTTCTGAGCTTGGTATTCCAGATGAGATTGTTTGGCGTCAGCCGTTCCCAGGTCCGGGTCTTGGAATCCGTGTTCTAGGAGAAATCACAGAAGAGAAGCTTGAAATCGTTCGTGAATCAGATGCGATTTTACGTGAAGAAATTAAAAAAGCTGGGCTTGATCGTGAGATTTGGCAGTACTTCACGGCGCTTCCTGATATGAGAAGTGTTGGTGTTATGGGTGATGCTCGTACGTACGATTACACAGTAGGCATCCGTGCCGTTACTTCCATTGATGGGATGACTTCTGATTGGGCTCGTATCCCGTGGGATGTACTAGAACTTATTTCAACTCGTATTGTAAATGAAGTAAAGAATGTTAACCGTGTAGTGTATGACGTTACTTCTAAGCCGCCGGCAACGATCGAGTGGGAATAA